Genomic segment of uncultured Desulfobacter sp.:
GATGCTTTTTTTAAAAGCAAGGCACTCAGTCGATTCGTATACCCAAGTATTTCACGTTCTACCTGCTCCAATTCTTGAGCATTGCGAACCAACCTCGGATCGTCTTCCAGTTCTTTCAGGCAAGCATAGACTTCCTCAACAGTATTGCAATCTTCAGCTTTTTTCATCAGCACAGTCCATTTTTATAGTCGTCTCAGCGAACAGAAACTATCACGTTTTTTGTTCTCAAAGATAGGCTTTTTTCAAACCGGGAAAATGGGAATGCGCCCATTGATAGTTCCCAGGAGAGAACATGACGACTATACCAATCCATGACCGCCGTCAAATAAACGAAGCCACCAGAAAGTGGAATATATGTTATATCCGTACACCACACCTGATTTGATCTGGTTACTTCAACGTTCCTCAAAAGATATGGATACACTTTATTTTGGGGATGAGCCTTGCTGGTATTTGGTTTCGGTGCAATGGACTGAATTCCCATTTTCCGCATCAGTCGTTGAACCCGTTTGCGGTTAATCTTATATCCGTTACGCCTGAGGGCATTACGAATTTGGCGGGTGCCATAAAAAGGATGGGCGGTATATTCATTGTCAATCAACCTCATGAATTCCAAATTTGTAGGCGTTTCCTGTCCAGTCAGGCCTTTACGGTAATAGATAGAACGTGGGAGCCCTATCAGTTCACATTGCCTTTGAATACTGAGTTTGGAGTTCTTGGGTTGAATCCGCTGTCTTTTCTCTTCAATACTCATCAGAGGTGCCCGCTGTTTTTTTTTAGCCAATCCAGTTCTACCTGGAGTTGGCCGACCTTTTGATATAAACGGTCCCGTTCAATCTCTGTTTCTTTGGTTTGTTTTGCCTGGCTATTGCCAAATACCAATGGAAGGGCTTCTATTGCTTCCTTTTTCCATCTATTTACAAGGCTTGTATGAATACCGAACTCAGAGGCAATCTCATTGACAGTTTGATTCCCTTTTATGGCTGCCAATGCGACCTTACTTTTTAATTCTTTACTGTAGTTTTTCCGTTTCAAAATGAATCCCTTTCTGGTTTCTGGACTGTTATATTTTATCTTAACATCTTGTCCAGTTTTCGGGGTCCACTATAGACATCGCAAAAGGGAAATACCATGAGATTGATTTCAGCAAGGTCGTGTTTGATGATCTTGCCCAAGATTTCCTGACGGATTATGAAATCAATGCAAAAAAATCATTAAACAGAGCCCAGCAGTGCTTGGTTCACCTCATGGCTGAATTTGAAGGCATGAATGTCATCAATATCACCACCCCTTTGATCCAAAATGTCTATATCCAGAACCGAAAACAGTGGACATGCAAAAGGTGTAATGAAAAATTTCACATAGGAGCAGAGACGACTTGCCCGATGTGTTGTAGCGATAAAATTCTGAAAGGGGCTTCAAACGCAACAATTAATCGGGAGTTATCAGCACTGAAAAGGATTCTTAACTTGGGAGCACAGCAGACTCCAGTAAAAGTTAACCGGGTGCCCCATATCCCAATGCTCAAAGAAAATAATGTCAGGCAAGGGTTTTTCGAGCATGACCAGTTTCTGGCACTGAGGGAGCTGTTGACTGGATACCTGAAATCCTTTGTGACTTTTGGGTATAAGGTCGGTTGGCGCTCCCAGGAGATAGCCTCTTTGACTTGGGCACATGTCGATTTGAAGAACGGGATTGTGACCTTGATGGTTGGTGAAACCAAAAACAAGGAAGCTCGGACGGTTTATTTGGATCAAGAGTTGAAACAACTATTTGAACAGCAGTGGGCTTTGAGACGGAGCAGTGACAAAATAGTCCCCTATGTATTTCCCAGCCAGAATGGTACTGGCAAAATCGGTAATTTCAGGCGGGCCTGGAATACAGCTTGCCGGACTATTGGCATGGGATACGGCTACAAACTTCAAGGAAACTACGTGGAAAAGTGGGAAGGGAAACTTCCCCCAGGCCCCATTTTTCATGATCTCCGAAGGACCGCTGTCAGAAACATGGTTCGGGCTGGAGTACCGGAGCGCGTAGCAATGATGGTATCCGG
This window contains:
- a CDS encoding IS3 family transposase, which encodes MKRKNYSKELKSKVALAAIKGNQTVNEIASEFGIHTSLVNRWKKEAIEALPLVFGNSQAKQTKETEIERDRLYQKVGQLQVELDWLKKNSGHL
- a CDS encoding IS3 family transposase, with amino-acid sequence MAKKKQRAPLMSIEEKRQRIQPKNSKLSIQRQCELIGLPRSIYYRKGLTGQETPTNLEFMRLIDNEYTAHPFYGTRQIRNALRRNGYKINRKRVQRLMRKMGIQSIAPKPNTSKAHPQNKVYPYLLRNVEVTRSNQVWCTDITYIPLSGGFVYLTAVMDWYSRHVLSWELSMGAFPFSRFEKSLSLRTKNVIVSVR
- a CDS encoding site-specific integrase codes for the protein MFDDLAQDFLTDYEINAKKSLNRAQQCLVHLMAEFEGMNVINITTPLIQNVYIQNRKQWTCKRCNEKFHIGAETTCPMCCSDKILKGASNATINRELSALKRILNLGAQQTPVKVNRVPHIPMLKENNVRQGFFEHDQFLALRELLTGYLKSFVTFGYKVGWRSQEIASLTWAHVDLKNGIVTLMVGETKNKEARTVYLDQELKQLFEQQWALRRSSDKIVPYVFPSQNGTGKIGNFRRAWNTACRTIGMGYGYKLQGNYVEKWEGKLPPGPIFHDLRRTAVRNMVRAGVPERVAMMVSGHKTRSVFDRYNIVNDSDLKMATAKQEKYLDNQMGTNSGTIAQFENKKGTLG